A window of Mucilaginibacter sp. PAMC 26640 contains these coding sequences:
- a CDS encoding SsrA-binding protein encodes MKQDIYIKNKKAYFEYHILDKYVAGIQLLGTEIKSIREGKANVNDAFCTFIGNQLYIRNLHISEYSFGSFYNHEAKRDRILLLNKKELKKLLTRGEEKGLTIIPLALFISERGFAKLEIGLAQGKKTFDKRETMKERDTKIEMNRAMKS; translated from the coding sequence ATGAAGCAGGACATCTACATTAAAAATAAGAAAGCATACTTCGAGTATCATATATTGGATAAATACGTGGCCGGCATCCAACTGCTGGGTACAGAGATCAAATCCATCCGTGAGGGTAAGGCCAATGTGAACGATGCATTCTGCACTTTTATTGGCAACCAACTGTATATCCGCAACTTGCACATTTCAGAATATTCTTTTGGCTCGTTTTACAACCACGAAGCCAAACGTGACCGTATCTTACTACTCAATAAAAAAGAGTTGAAGAAATTGCTGACACGAGGTGAGGAAAAAGGCTTAACCATCATTCCGCTTGCGCTTTTCATCAGCGAGCGCGGTTTTGCTAAGTTAGAAATAGGCCTTGCACAGGGTAAAAAGACCTTCGATAAACGCGAAACCATGAAAGAGCGGGATACAAAGATTGAAATGAACAGGGCTATGAAAAGCTAA
- a CDS encoding iron/manganese transporter: MSKTDTHDDSHSLGNVHGSVNPESLKGWRKLMAFLGPAYLVSVGYMDPGNWATDLAGGSAFGYKLIWVLFASNLIALLLQSLAARLGIVRGLDLAQASKNAYPKFVNFWLYILAQIAIIACDLAEIIGMAIGLKLLFNLPLIWGVSLTITDTVLMLWLMNKGMRKLEGFIISMIFIIGVSFLVEMFIVGPDVVDIAKGFIPNNLFKNDKVSQQMLYIAIGIIGATVMPHNLYLHSSLVQTRKISRTKEGFKSAIKFNLFDTVIALNLAFFVNAAILILAATAFYKNGYFEVAEIQDAYKLLEHIFGKIAPVLFAVALIASGQSSTITGTLAGQIIMEGHINLRIEPWLRRLLTRVFAIVPAVFTILYLGEDALGGLIILSQVVLSLQLGFAVIPLIHFTSDKKRMGDFAISLKVRILAWASAILIVGLNAKLVYDQVNGWLAESKQSDLYIYIFVVPIVVGIGLLLIYVFLRPLLYKHSDQPAYVPHGIAASLDNLEAIQYNNIAVTIDFSKNDQDCIRHALMQGGKKAHYTLIHVVETAGARYYGKQVMDNETQSDVNNLEKYVEALKVLHYHAQAEIGYGAPAVAIAEIVNKSGIDFIVMGSHGHKALKDLIFGTTVNTVRHKVNVPVLVVKPGTN, translated from the coding sequence ATGAGCAAAACTGATACACATGATGATAGCCACTCTTTAGGGAATGTACACGGCTCGGTAAACCCGGAGAGCCTAAAAGGCTGGCGCAAGCTGATGGCTTTTTTAGGGCCTGCTTACCTTGTCAGTGTTGGTTACATGGATCCAGGCAACTGGGCTACCGATCTGGCTGGTGGAAGTGCCTTTGGCTATAAACTTATCTGGGTGCTGTTTGCATCAAATTTAATAGCATTACTCTTGCAGTCGCTTGCCGCGCGGCTTGGGATTGTACGCGGATTGGATCTGGCGCAGGCATCTAAGAACGCCTACCCCAAATTTGTAAACTTCTGGCTTTACATATTGGCACAAATAGCCATTATAGCCTGTGACCTCGCCGAAATCATCGGGATGGCCATCGGATTAAAACTGCTGTTTAACCTGCCGCTCATTTGGGGGGTATCGTTAACCATCACAGATACGGTGCTGATGCTGTGGCTGATGAATAAGGGAATGCGCAAGCTGGAGGGGTTTATTATCTCTATGATCTTCATAATCGGGGTATCGTTCCTGGTAGAAATGTTTATTGTAGGCCCGGATGTTGTAGACATTGCCAAAGGCTTTATACCAAATAATCTTTTTAAAAACGATAAGGTAAGCCAGCAAATGTTGTATATCGCTATAGGCATAATTGGTGCTACCGTTATGCCGCACAATCTTTATTTGCACTCTTCGCTGGTGCAAACGCGTAAGATAAGCCGCACAAAAGAAGGATTCAAATCGGCGATAAAGTTTAACCTTTTTGATACGGTTATAGCCCTTAACCTGGCTTTTTTTGTAAATGCCGCCATACTGATACTTGCGGCGACAGCATTTTACAAAAATGGTTACTTTGAGGTTGCAGAGATTCAGGATGCATACAAGTTACTGGAACATATATTCGGAAAAATAGCGCCGGTTTTGTTCGCCGTAGCACTCATCGCTTCGGGTCAAAGTTCTACGATTACAGGCACGCTTGCCGGGCAGATCATTATGGAGGGCCACATCAACCTGCGGATAGAACCCTGGTTGCGGCGCCTGCTTACCCGGGTATTTGCAATAGTTCCCGCAGTTTTCACCATTTTATACCTTGGCGAAGATGCCTTAGGCGGTTTAATTATTCTGAGTCAGGTGGTGCTGAGTTTACAGCTTGGTTTTGCAGTGATTCCCCTTATCCATTTTACATCCGATAAAAAGCGAATGGGCGATTTTGCAATCAGCCTAAAAGTAAGAATTTTGGCATGGGCGAGCGCAATCCTCATCGTTGGGCTAAACGCTAAACTTGTTTATGACCAGGTTAATGGCTGGCTTGCAGAAAGTAAACAATCCGACCTGTACATCTACATTTTTGTGGTACCGATAGTAGTTGGGATTGGGCTCTTACTCATATATGTGTTTCTTCGCCCGCTGCTTTACAAACACAGCGATCAGCCGGCTTACGTTCCCCACGGTATAGCGGCGTCTTTAGATAATTTGGAAGCGATACAGTATAATAATATTGCAGTTACCATAGATTTTTCCAAAAACGACCAGGACTGCATACGGCACGCTCTGATGCAAGGGGGTAAAAAAGCACATTATACCTTAATCCATGTGGTAGAAACGGCAGGCGCCCGGTATTATGGCAAACAAGTGATGGACAACGAAACCCAAAGCGATGTTAATAACCTTGAAAAGTATGTGGAAGCACTTAAAGTTTTACATTACCATGCCCAAGCAGAAATAGGATACGGTGCCCCGGCAGTAGCTATAGCAGAAATTGTAAACAAGTCTGGCATAGATTTTATAGTAATGGGTTCGCACGGGCATAAAGCGCTGAAGGACCTTATTTTTGGTACAACAGTAAACACCGTGCGACATAAGGTTAACGTACCGGTGCTGGTTGTTAAACCGGGCACAAATTAA
- a CDS encoding iron-dependent repressor: MNTLAEENYLKAIFKLAAAAESVSTNQIAASLETKASSVTDMLRKLSDKELINYTRYQGVSLTAAGKKVALNIIRKHRLWEYFLVEKLNFKWDEVHEMAEEMEHISSNILIDRLDEFMGFPKRDPHGDPIPDCNGNFKINDLKPISAISVNAGGVISGVRDHSAIFLQYLEKQQLTIGKQIRVKEIILYDNTVVLEMENKDLQISREVANNLLIAI; the protein is encoded by the coding sequence CGTAAGCACCAATCAAATTGCAGCTTCGCTGGAAACTAAAGCATCTTCAGTAACTGATATGCTGCGCAAGTTGTCTGACAAAGAGTTAATCAATTATACCAGATACCAGGGCGTAAGTCTTACTGCCGCAGGCAAAAAGGTTGCGCTGAACATTATCCGGAAACACCGGCTCTGGGAATACTTTTTGGTAGAGAAGCTCAATTTTAAATGGGACGAGGTACACGAGATGGCCGAAGAAATGGAACACATATCATCCAATATACTGATAGACCGGCTGGATGAGTTTATGGGTTTCCCAAAACGTGACCCACATGGCGACCCTATACCCGACTGTAACGGCAACTTTAAAATAAATGATCTTAAACCAATTTCTGCAATTTCTGTTAATGCCGGGGGTGTAATTTCCGGAGTGCGCGATCATTCTGCTATTTTTCTGCAGTACCTGGAAAAACAACAATTAACCATTGGAAAGCAGATCAGGGTTAAAGAGATCATTTTGTATGATAATACGGTAGTGCTGGAAATGGAGAATAAAGACCTGCAAATAAGCCGTGAGGTGGCTAACAATTTACTGATTGCAATATGA